The following coding sequences lie in one Candidatus Methylomirabilis lanthanidiphila genomic window:
- a CDS encoding ABC transporter substrate binding protein, whose protein sequence is MSLLTSRAASLLVMACVVAGAIVCSSTPTEAAKIIALKSADVDVYNEALEGFKSASHGSTIVEYDMEGDFQKGKKFLARVKSGARPDLILAIGVWALQVVAEEIQDIPVVFAMVLNPTTVVGQEAHNITGASMNVSIEQQLTLLKKTSPQVRRIGVIYDPSKTGWLVRQAERIARDQGVKLVTKAIASSKDSFAALDAMRDEIDALWILPDLTVLAPESVQYMLLFSFRHKIPVLGLSENQARMGALFGLSFESGWDIGSQAAELASGILSGRSVGEIPFTTARKVRLTVNLKSAGKLGIHIPREILDRADAVIR, encoded by the coding sequence ATGTCACTCCTGACAAGTCGTGCCGCTTCCCTTCTCGTTATGGCTTGTGTCGTCGCGGGGGCGATAGTGTGCTCCTCGACACCGACAGAAGCCGCAAAGATTATTGCGCTCAAGAGCGCCGATGTCGATGTCTACAATGAAGCGTTGGAAGGGTTTAAGAGCGCATCGCACGGGTCTACTATCGTCGAATACGACATGGAAGGGGACTTCCAGAAGGGCAAAAAGTTTCTGGCGCGTGTGAAGTCCGGCGCCAGACCTGACCTCATCCTTGCGATCGGAGTCTGGGCCTTACAGGTGGTCGCTGAGGAGATACAGGACATCCCGGTCGTCTTTGCTATGGTGTTGAACCCGACTACGGTGGTCGGGCAAGAGGCCCACAATATCACCGGCGCCAGCATGAATGTCTCGATAGAACAGCAGCTTACCCTGCTGAAGAAAACCTCACCCCAAGTCAGGCGAATCGGCGTCATCTACGATCCCTCCAAGACCGGCTGGTTGGTGAGACAGGCTGAGCGGATTGCCAGAGACCAGGGTGTCAAGCTCGTCACGAAGGCCATTGCCTCATCGAAAGACTCGTTCGCCGCCCTTGATGCCATGCGGGACGAGATCGACGCGCTTTGGATCTTACCGGATCTGACCGTGCTGGCGCCGGAATCGGTTCAGTATATGCTCCTGTTTTCCTTCAGACATAAGATCCCCGTCCTAGGGCTCTCGGAGAACCAGGCCCGCATGGGCGCCCTCTTCGGCCTCTCCTTTGAAAGTGGATGGGATATCGGAAGTCAAGCCGCTGAATTGGCAAGCGGAATCCTGTCCGGCAGAAGTGTTGGCGAGATCCCGTTTACGACAGCCAGAAAGGTGCGGTTGACAGTGAACCTAAAAAGCGCCGGTAAACTCGGTATACACATTCCGAGGGAGATCCTCGACCGAGCCGACGCAGTCATCCGATAG
- a CDS encoding histidine kinase → MSSKLILHVEDNQYNRKIIRDLLSRNGYDIVEAHNGEAALEVLARRCPDLILMDVQLPKLSGLEATRRIRANPLLAEIPVIAITSFALSGDDRLAFEAGCNAYIAKPFRPRELLEMIRGFLGS, encoded by the coding sequence GTGAGTAGCAAACTGATCCTGCACGTTGAGGACAACCAGTACAATCGAAAAATCATCAGAGACCTTCTCTCTAGAAACGGTTATGACATCGTAGAGGCTCACAACGGGGAGGCAGCGCTTGAGGTGCTGGCTCGCCGGTGTCCTGATCTGATTCTGATGGATGTTCAGTTGCCGAAGCTTTCCGGCCTCGAAGCGACCCGCAGGATCAGGGCAAATCCTTTACTTGCCGAGATCCCGGTGATCGCCATCACCTCATTTGCTCTGAGCGGTGATGATCGTCTGGCCTTTGAGGCAGGTTGCAACGCGTATATCGCAAAGCCGTTCAGACCACGAGAACTGTTGGAGATGATTCGAGGCTTCTTAGGCTCGTGA
- a CDS encoding Lipoprotein signal peptidase (Prolipoprotein signal peptidase) (SPase II) (Signal peptidase II): MRFYVVALTVIVLDQVSKLWIQATIPLGYSIPLIPDFFAIVHVLNPGAAFGLLAAQAAGIRNPFFIGISLLAIGFILYYRHRRLDDHPLASFGLSLILGGAVGNMVDRLRIGMVVDFIDVHYYQYHWPAFNVADSGITVGVSLMMLTLILDERRGRHRGPAS, encoded by the coding sequence ATGCGTTTCTACGTGGTTGCGCTCACAGTTATTGTCCTCGATCAGGTTTCGAAGCTGTGGATCCAGGCGACGATCCCCCTCGGCTACAGCATCCCCCTTATCCCCGATTTCTTCGCGATCGTCCATGTCCTGAACCCCGGCGCGGCGTTCGGCCTGCTGGCCGCCCAGGCCGCAGGGATTCGTAACCCATTCTTCATCGGCATATCCCTTCTGGCCATCGGGTTCATCCTGTACTATCGACATCGCAGACTGGACGACCATCCGCTGGCCTCGTTTGGCTTGAGTCTGATCCTTGGGGGCGCCGTCGGCAACATGGTGGATCGGCTCAGAATCGGCATGGTGGTCGACTTCATCGATGTCCACTACTACCAGTACCACTGGCCCGCGTTCAACGTCGCAGACTCCGGCATCACCGTCGGCGTGTCGCTCATGATGCTCACCCTGATCCTTGATGAACGTCGAGGGCGTCATCGAGGTCCGGCCTCATGA
- a CDS encoding pseudouridine synthase (pseudouridines 1911, 1915, 1917 in 23S RNA), which yields MSGDDVRQLIADASAVGLRLDRYLSSATGLPRSQIQRLIKADRVLVDGRHPKASATILPGQQISLSIPPPQPSTLTPEPIPLDILYEDTDLLVLNKPAGLVVHPAPGHQAGTLVHAILYHCPDLPGIGEERRPGIVHRLDKETSGVMVVAKTDVAMASLATQFKGRRVKKTYIALVHGEVKQPEGQIAADIGRHERDRKRMAVRTRKGREAVTIYRVIKRVGSLTLLQLQPQTGRTHQIRVHLSAIGHPVVGDKVYGGRKEKKFNVQRSRFKVEVERHLLHAWKLGFFHPRTDAWMEFEAPLPPDLSAWLAPQGHPSSLGS from the coding sequence ATGAGCGGCGATGACGTCCGCCAACTCATAGCCGATGCCTCCGCCGTCGGCCTTCGCCTCGACCGGTACCTCTCTTCTGCGACGGGGCTGCCGCGATCACAGATCCAGCGCCTCATCAAGGCCGACCGGGTGCTGGTCGATGGTCGTCACCCGAAGGCGAGCGCGACGATCCTTCCCGGCCAGCAGATCAGCCTCTCAATCCCACCGCCCCAGCCATCCACCCTCACACCCGAACCGATTCCACTCGACATCCTGTACGAAGACACCGACCTCCTGGTCCTGAATAAGCCGGCAGGACTTGTTGTGCACCCCGCCCCCGGGCATCAGGCCGGGACGCTGGTCCACGCCATCCTGTATCACTGTCCGGATTTACCCGGGATCGGCGAGGAGCGACGGCCGGGGATCGTCCACCGCCTCGACAAAGAGACGTCCGGGGTGATGGTGGTGGCCAAAACCGACGTGGCCATGGCCTCGCTCGCAACACAATTCAAGGGACGCCGGGTAAAGAAAACCTACATCGCGCTGGTGCATGGTGAGGTCAAGCAGCCGGAAGGGCAGATCGCGGCCGACATCGGCCGTCACGAACGGGATCGGAAGCGGATGGCGGTGCGGACACGCAAAGGCCGGGAGGCGGTGACGATCTACCGGGTCATCAAGCGAGTGGGCAGCCTGACGCTACTCCAGCTTCAGCCGCAAACCGGCAGAACCCATCAGATCCGGGTGCACCTATCCGCGATCGGCCACCCGGTGGTGGGTGATAAGGTGTATGGGGGACGGAAGGAAAAAAAGTTCAACGTTCAACGTTCAAGGTTCAAGGTTGAGGTGGAGCGGCACTTGCTGCATGCCTGGAAACTCGGCTTCTTCCATCCGAGGACCGATGCGTGGATGGAGTTCGAAGCCCCGCTCCCGCCGGACCTGAGCGCGTGGCTCGCCCCCCAAGGTCACCCCTCGTCGCTCGGCTCCTGA
- a CDS encoding Histidine kinase, translating to MIIRRLTRFRTKVLLSIMPMILALCILFGGMSLYQHNRLLRSEFVKRGKALASNLAASGELGVFSEDERLLNAALRGTTGEEDVAYVFIYNDVGNRLIGGGKALTQPDFASSAEILSREIRLRMLTDRQPVSRTVTNSGVESFLEFYAPILSTEVRLVEEQYFGIPESAHGPSENRTRVIGIAKVGLSMRNIDAHSAYLIRLWAILSVVFLAAGALAAYALSRKITQPITRLTESTARMAEGQIDQEIPVDSQDELGTLATTYNNMAKALKRTLDERARVATELRDLNRSLEDRIRERTSQLEESNRELARASRHKSEFLANMSHELRTPLNAILGFTELIIDGVYGTVPDELSESIQDIHINGRHLLRLINDVLDLSKIEAGQMRLNLGEYSIQSLIDSVVSATRSLATEKRLELVGQVDTDLRVVWGDSKRMTQVLMNLVGNAIKFTPDGGSVTVTAKVVQGSRFKVEGLEPDIQQPSDLIEISVADTGIGIPAEELKSIFSEFRQVDSSITREYGGSGLGLSIAKRLIEMHNGSIWAESQVGKGSIFYFQIPLRTQ from the coding sequence ATGATAATCAGGCGGTTGACCAGGTTCCGAACAAAGGTGCTGCTGTCGATTATGCCAATGATCCTAGCCCTCTGTATCCTCTTTGGTGGAATGTCGCTGTATCAGCACAATAGATTACTGCGCAGTGAATTTGTGAAGCGGGGAAAGGCGCTCGCCAGCAATCTGGCTGCCAGTGGAGAGCTGGGCGTGTTCAGCGAGGACGAGCGGCTCCTCAATGCCGCGTTACGCGGGACCACCGGCGAAGAGGATGTTGCCTACGTCTTCATTTACAATGACGTTGGGAACCGTTTGATCGGCGGAGGCAAGGCCCTGACTCAACCCGATTTCGCATCGAGTGCGGAGATATTGAGTCGCGAGATCCGCCTACGGATGCTCACCGACCGCCAACCCGTCAGCAGGACCGTCACCAACTCCGGGGTGGAGTCGTTCCTAGAGTTTTATGCGCCCATTCTCTCCACTGAAGTCCGCCTGGTTGAGGAACAATATTTCGGGATACCCGAGTCGGCTCACGGCCCCAGTGAGAATCGGACCCGTGTGATCGGGATCGCAAAAGTGGGCCTGTCGATGCGGAATATCGATGCACACTCGGCGTACTTGATCAGGCTGTGGGCGATCCTGTCAGTCGTCTTTTTGGCAGCCGGCGCGCTTGCCGCGTATGCTCTTTCCCGGAAGATCACACAGCCGATTACCCGCCTGACGGAATCCACGGCACGGATGGCCGAAGGGCAGATCGACCAGGAAATTCCGGTCGATTCCCAGGATGAGCTCGGAACATTGGCGACAACATATAATAATATGGCCAAGGCGTTAAAACGGACCCTGGATGAGCGGGCACGAGTGGCCACGGAACTCCGGGACCTGAACCGGAGCCTTGAAGACCGGATTCGCGAGCGGACCTCTCAACTGGAAGAGTCCAACCGTGAACTCGCGCGAGCGAGTCGCCACAAATCGGAGTTCCTGGCCAATATGAGTCATGAGTTGCGAACGCCCTTAAATGCAATCCTGGGGTTTACTGAGCTGATCATCGATGGGGTGTACGGCACGGTTCCGGACGAGTTGAGCGAATCGATCCAAGACATCCATATTAACGGCCGGCACCTGCTCAGACTCATCAACGACGTATTGGATCTTTCGAAAATTGAAGCTGGACAAATGCGGTTAAATCTGGGCGAATACTCCATTCAATCTTTAATCGACTCGGTGGTCTCAGCCACGCGATCGCTCGCAACAGAAAAGCGACTGGAGTTGGTCGGCCAAGTTGACACGGATCTGCGGGTGGTGTGGGGCGACAGCAAACGCATGACCCAGGTCCTCATGAATCTGGTGGGCAATGCGATCAAGTTCACCCCGGATGGCGGTTCCGTGACCGTCACGGCGAAGGTTGTTCAAGGTTCAAGGTTCAAGGTTGAAGGCTTGGAGCCCGACATCCAGCAACCTTCTGATCTTATAGAGATTTCAGTCGCAGATACGGGAATCGGCATTCCCGCAGAAGAGCTGAAAAGTATTTTCAGCGAATTCCGCCAGGTTGATAGCTCTATCACCAGAGAATACGGTGGAAGCGGTCTCGGCCTCAGCATCGCCAAGCGCTTGATTGAGATGCATAATGGGTCCATCTGGGCGGAAAGTCAGGTCGGCAAGGGGTCAATCTTCTACTTTCAGATTCCGCTCCGGACTCAGTAG
- the ileS gene encoding isoleucyl-tRNA synthetase: protein MNYKETLNLPTTVFPMKADLPVLEPAILQRWETSSLYDRIREVRADRQAWILHDGPPYANGHIHIGHALNKILKDFVVKSKSMFGYNATYVPGWDCHGLPIEHQVDKNLGSKKAEVSLVEKRKLCREYAARFVDIQREEFRRLGVLGNWPAPYLTMDYLYEATIVRELGRLFGTGVVYKGKKPVNWCASCRTALAEAEVEYGDHTSPSIYVKFPLNPDAAERLPVLQGTRSFVVIWTTTPWTLPANLAIAVHPDAPYVIVESADEYFILAKERLEATLAAAGIKESRVIEEVPGRALEGLTARHPWIDRPSKVVVADYVTMDQGTGCVHTAPGHGVEDYETGLRYGLDIYNPVDAAGRFVADLPLVGGVSVWKANSTIIAELQRLGLLLSEVQVEHSYPHCWRCKHPTIFRATEQWFISMDTSVLPDEGGGQTGLRAKALAEIKQVRWIPSWGEDRISNMIAFRSDWCISRQRAWGVPIVAFYCAHCGHILADQRLAEHVATMMEQAGADVWYTRAAAELLPPGTVCPNCAKADFDKERDILDVWFDSGVSHAAVLAVRPDQQWPADMYLEGSDQHRGWFHSSLLTAVGTRGHAPYRAVLTHGFVVDGDGKKMSKSLGNVVAPQEVIERYGAEILRLWVAAEDYRDDIRISEEILKRLAEGYRRIRNTCRYLLGNLSDFQPAHDALPLNELDEIDRFILRRVGRLIERLRRAYETYEFHLLYHGLHNFCAVDLSAFYLDVLKDRVYTSAPRSRARRAAQTSMYQILDALVRLMAPVLSFTAEEVWQAMPKQGGEAESVHLAEFPPVRSDCLDESLEARWDVLLSVRDEVLKALEAARKAKLIGTSLEARVDLLVEPALLPILTRYEADLPTLCIVSAVSVGSLAETDAVGKRVEVRVERAEGSKCARCWTYSASVGWSTPHPDVCARCAGVLEEIGYGG, encoded by the coding sequence ATGAACTATAAAGAGACGCTCAATCTGCCAACAACCGTTTTTCCGATGAAGGCGGATCTCCCTGTCCTCGAACCGGCTATTCTTCAGCGGTGGGAGACCTCGAGTCTGTACGACAGAATCCGAGAGGTCCGAGCCGATCGACAGGCCTGGATCCTCCACGACGGTCCCCCCTATGCGAACGGCCATATCCATATCGGTCATGCGCTCAATAAGATCTTGAAGGACTTCGTGGTGAAATCTAAGTCGATGTTCGGCTACAACGCGACCTACGTCCCGGGATGGGATTGCCATGGGTTGCCGATCGAACACCAGGTCGATAAGAATCTGGGCAGTAAGAAGGCGGAGGTGTCGCTGGTTGAGAAGCGAAAGCTCTGTCGCGAGTACGCCGCCAGGTTTGTTGACATTCAGCGGGAAGAGTTCAGGCGCCTCGGGGTGCTCGGCAACTGGCCGGCCCCGTATCTCACTATGGATTACCTGTATGAGGCGACGATCGTCCGTGAACTGGGGCGGCTGTTCGGAACCGGGGTCGTGTATAAGGGGAAGAAACCGGTCAACTGGTGCGCCTCATGCCGAACCGCTCTGGCCGAGGCTGAGGTCGAATATGGCGATCACACATCTCCATCCATCTACGTCAAGTTCCCGCTCAACCCGGATGCCGCTGAGCGTCTGCCGGTACTACAAGGTACACGATCATTCGTCGTGATCTGGACGACAACGCCGTGGACGCTGCCGGCCAACCTCGCGATCGCCGTCCATCCGGATGCGCCCTACGTAATCGTCGAATCGGCTGATGAGTACTTCATCCTCGCCAAAGAACGGCTGGAGGCAACGCTGGCAGCCGCAGGGATAAAAGAGAGCCGGGTTATTGAGGAGGTGCCGGGCCGAGCGCTGGAAGGGCTGACGGCCAGGCATCCCTGGATTGACCGACCCTCGAAGGTCGTAGTGGCCGACTACGTCACCATGGATCAGGGGACCGGGTGCGTACACACGGCGCCGGGGCACGGGGTTGAGGATTACGAGACCGGTCTCAGATACGGCCTCGACATCTATAACCCTGTCGACGCCGCCGGGCGGTTCGTCGCGGACCTGCCGCTCGTCGGCGGCGTGAGCGTCTGGAAGGCCAACAGTACGATTATTGCAGAGCTTCAGCGTCTCGGTCTGTTGCTGTCAGAGGTACAAGTCGAGCACTCCTATCCCCATTGTTGGCGGTGCAAGCACCCGACGATCTTCCGGGCGACGGAACAGTGGTTCATCTCGATGGATACATCCGTCCTCCCTGATGAGGGCGGCGGGCAGACCGGACTGCGCGCCAAGGCCCTGGCGGAGATCAAGCAGGTCCGATGGATTCCCTCCTGGGGTGAGGACCGGATCAGCAATATGATCGCCTTTCGTTCGGATTGGTGTATCTCGCGGCAACGGGCGTGGGGGGTGCCGATCGTAGCCTTTTACTGCGCCCATTGCGGCCATATCCTGGCGGACCAGCGGCTGGCCGAGCACGTGGCGACCATGATGGAGCAGGCCGGAGCCGACGTCTGGTACACGCGAGCGGCAGCAGAGCTGTTGCCGCCCGGGACCGTCTGCCCCAACTGTGCGAAGGCCGACTTCGACAAGGAACGCGACATTCTGGATGTCTGGTTCGATTCCGGCGTCAGCCACGCGGCCGTCCTTGCGGTCAGGCCGGACCAACAGTGGCCTGCCGACATGTACCTCGAAGGGAGCGATCAGCATCGGGGGTGGTTCCATAGCTCGCTGCTCACGGCAGTCGGAACCCGGGGACACGCGCCCTATCGGGCGGTTCTGACCCACGGCTTCGTGGTGGACGGCGACGGCAAGAAGATGTCCAAGTCGCTCGGCAACGTCGTGGCCCCCCAGGAGGTGATTGAACGGTACGGCGCCGAGATCCTTCGCCTCTGGGTCGCAGCGGAGGACTACCGCGACGATATCCGCATCTCCGAGGAGATCCTGAAGCGGCTGGCGGAAGGGTACCGGCGCATCCGGAACACCTGCCGCTATCTGCTCGGCAACCTGTCCGACTTCCAGCCTGCTCACGACGCGCTGCCGCTGAACGAACTCGATGAAATCGATCGGTTCATCCTGCGCCGGGTGGGGCGGCTGATCGAACGATTGCGACGGGCCTACGAGACCTACGAGTTTCACCTCCTGTACCATGGCCTGCATAACTTCTGCGCCGTGGACCTATCGGCCTTTTACCTGGATGTTTTAAAGGATCGGGTCTACACCTCCGCCCCCCGCTCACGCGCCAGACGCGCGGCCCAAACCTCGATGTATCAGATCCTTGACGCGCTCGTCAGACTCATGGCGCCGGTGCTCTCTTTTACCGCCGAGGAGGTCTGGCAGGCGATGCCTAAACAGGGCGGCGAGGCGGAGAGCGTGCACCTTGCCGAATTCCCGCCTGTCCGGTCCGATTGCCTGGATGAGTCCCTTGAAGCCCGCTGGGACGTCTTACTGTCGGTTCGTGACGAGGTGCTGAAGGCCCTCGAGGCCGCTCGCAAGGCCAAGCTGATCGGCACATCGCTGGAGGCGCGAGTCGACCTCCTGGTCGAGCCCGCCCTGCTGCCGATCCTCACCCGGTACGAGGCCGATCTGCCGACCCTGTGTATCGTCTCCGCCGTAAGCGTGGGGAGTCTGGCCGAAACCGACGCGGTCGGAAAACGGGTTGAGGTGCGGGTAGAACGGGCCGAGGGGTCCAAGTGCGCCCGCTGTTGGACCTACAGCGCAAGCGTAGGCTGGTCTACCCCGCACCCGGACGTCTGTGCCCGCTGCGCCGGCGTCCTGGAAGAGATAGGATATGGGGGGTAA
- a CDS encoding Fis family transcriptional regulator has protein sequence MEAYRTKVLIVDDDPSARKILQGRLRIMNVQTLVASSGPEALEQIRRETPGIVLLDLQMPKMSGIDVLRSLKREGLGSTVIVVTAHATIEIAVEAMKEGAYDFITKPVDSQHLEIVLGKAFERESLRARNLSLQAEVEGRLVPIITTNPIMKHLLQLAQRAADSNSTILLLGESGTGKEVLARRIHWWSTRALYPFTVVNCVAIPDQLLESDLFGHEKGAFTGAYQLKKGKFEIADHGTVFLDEIGEIPVGIQTKLLRVLQDHEFERVGGTRAIKADIRVIAATNSDLERAVREGRFREDLYYRLNVVNIKLPPLRERKEDIPVLVDYFLRKYADELKKPVKQLASSTIDDLLAYHWPGNVRELENVIERAMVLSTGDRIGPEDLPLQITAGARRESFRGKEFHEGVKEFKRWVIQDAIKRSQGNQTKAAELLGLQRTYLAKLIRLLEVKADLGLTDKDRF, from the coding sequence ATGGAAGCGTATCGAACGAAAGTACTGATCGTTGACGATGATCCATCGGCCAGGAAGATTCTCCAGGGCCGGCTGCGGATCATGAACGTCCAGACGCTTGTCGCATCCAGCGGCCCTGAAGCCCTCGAACAGATCCGTCGAGAGACACCTGGGATCGTCCTGCTTGATCTACAAATGCCGAAGATGTCGGGAATCGATGTTCTCAGATCGTTGAAGCGTGAAGGATTGGGGTCGACCGTGATTGTTGTCACTGCGCACGCAACCATCGAAATCGCTGTCGAGGCGATGAAGGAGGGCGCGTATGACTTTATCACCAAGCCCGTCGATTCACAACATCTGGAGATCGTTCTGGGAAAGGCATTCGAGCGCGAGTCGTTACGGGCGCGCAATCTGTCCTTACAGGCAGAAGTCGAGGGTCGCCTCGTTCCAATCATCACAACAAACCCGATCATGAAACACCTCTTACAGCTTGCACAGCGCGCCGCCGACAGTAATTCAACCATTCTCCTCCTGGGAGAAAGTGGAACCGGTAAAGAGGTGTTAGCCCGAAGAATTCACTGGTGGAGCACTCGTGCCCTTTACCCGTTTACCGTCGTGAACTGTGTGGCCATCCCTGATCAATTGTTGGAAAGTGACCTGTTCGGTCATGAAAAGGGGGCCTTCACAGGTGCCTATCAGCTCAAAAAAGGCAAATTTGAGATCGCGGATCACGGGACAGTATTTCTTGACGAAATCGGAGAGATCCCGGTCGGTATTCAGACGAAGCTCCTGCGGGTATTGCAAGACCACGAGTTTGAGCGTGTGGGCGGAACCCGTGCAATCAAGGCCGACATCCGCGTGATAGCCGCCACCAACAGCGACCTCGAACGGGCTGTACGGGAGGGTCGCTTCCGAGAAGACCTGTACTATCGGTTGAACGTCGTCAACATTAAGCTACCGCCCTTGAGGGAACGGAAAGAAGATATCCCCGTATTGGTCGATTACTTCCTGCGAAAGTATGCCGACGAATTGAAGAAGCCTGTAAAGCAGCTTGCCTCCAGTACGATAGACGACTTGCTGGCCTATCACTGGCCTGGAAACGTGCGCGAGCTGGAGAACGTGATCGAACGGGCGATGGTTTTGAGCACGGGAGACCGGATCGGTCCAGAAGATCTTCCGCTGCAGATCACCGCAGGCGCCCGCCGGGAATCGTTTAGAGGAAAAGAGTTCCACGAGGGCGTCAAGGAGTTCAAGCGGTGGGTGATTCAGGATGCGATCAAGCGCTCGCAGGGTAATCAGACCAAGGCGGCGGAACTCCTTGGACTTCAGCGTACCTACCTCGCCAAGCTGATCCGATTACTGGAGGTCAAGGCAGACCTTGGCCTCACCGACAAAGACCGCTTTTGA